The DNA region GTTGAAGGAGCAGATGATTTTACTGAAAATCATATGACATGTTGGTTCCAATAGTGTCTCTTGAGACCGTGCATGATTCTCCGTGGACTGAATTACAGTAGATATTCTTTTTAATCACAGTAGTCCCGATTTAATTATTCTatggttaaatttttattacacttactagcgacccgccccggcttcgcacgggtgcaatgcttttactaaatatactacagaatgtctttatttatagtgtgaagctagcttaaagcatggttattaacataataacaacaacattcaaatatgcgtcgttagattacacgttgttacagagtgcaTTGAAAAAATacaggttcactgctcgttcccggtaggtgatagcgtgataatatgtagcctatatgttgacccgacttcttaataatattcgtgccaaatttgaagtaaatccatatagtactttttgagtttaacCCGGacttacatacagacaaacagacaaaaattctaaaaactatatttttggcgtcggtatcgattgtagatcacaccccaagtattctttaaaaaaaaatatacaatgtacagttttgactttcctactatttttaaccgagttcaaaacaaggggaggttactcaatttgaacgtatatatattatatatatgtatgtatttaatgtatgttcggggataactccgtcgttgataaaccgattttgataattcttgtttcgttggaaaggagatatccctagttatgtgataaggaaaccaggatctgatgatgggatcccagagaaatcaagggaaactcgaaaatccgcataaatttttactgggtgtaccgattttgatgatttttaatttaatcggaagaCGATgcttatcataaatataaaattaataattattgacgGCACATTAAAGAATAACTATGAGTAAACTTTCTAACAAAGACTAGCTCTAACAAATCAGGTAAAAATCTTTAAGTAGCTTCTTAAAAGATGTAAGAGTTTTAGCCTCCCTAATACTTTTAGGCAAGGCATTCCACAGAATTATTGACTGCACTGTAAAAGAGCAATTGTTGGAAGCAGTGTGATGGATATAATTCGAGCGCAGTGCCTTGTCAGATTTGCGTACTATAAACTTTTGTCTTAGATACTCTGGGGCCCGGGGATTTTTAGGTACATTGTAAAGCAGCGACAGCATTCTAGTATTCCGGCGAAAACGATTGACAACCGCTTGAgcttacttatttatttgtgatggttctaaattgtgcctttttgtgtgcaaataaagttatataaataaaataaatagaaattattaaattaatttcatcacTCTACATACTAAAAAATAGAGGAGTTCTTCCGGGGATTTGGGAGTGACTCAAGCGTGTCAGAATAACCTTGCACAACTTTGAGCAACTTAAACCTTGTGAAGAATTCAAgagattagtaaaaaaaaaaacgagtattaGAAAAACACGAGCGCGTCAGATTATTATGCTGTACAGACATTTCACTTTGATGTTCTTTGATGTTTGTGgcagattaatatttttctgttatcAAAAACACTTAGGTATACCATTAATATCTGACGCACTCGAGTACCTACTTCTTCGTGACTGACTTATTGCCaatttcaatactctatctatctctgaatttgcttactttagatagaattttgacgtaagctTCATACAAATAGTGTCAAAAACCTATCGTTAGTAGGCAAAagaatagatagatagattattgaaaacggCCGTTAAAGCTCTCCCCATCGCTGAAATGGCAATTATAacctttgtttattattagcATCTAATCTTCACAATTCAGTTTGAGTCTACGACACTCAAGTAAATCAACATTTAGCATTCTGGCCTCAATTACTAAGCAACCTTGACTTGGTCACAATTtggaatgtgtgtgtgtgtgtgttcagGCTGCACGTATGGGACCTCTCCAAGATCGGCGAGGAGCAGACGGCGGAGGACGCGGAGGACGGCCCGCCCGAGCTGCTGTTCATCCACGGCGGCCACACGGCCAAGATCTCTGACTTCTCCTGGAACCCTAACGAGCCCTGGGTTATCTGCTCCGTCTCCGAGGACAACATCATGCAGGTGAGAGTTACTTTGCTATTAGTTATGtcgtttttgttttgatttgcTGAGTGAGACACATTTTCGAGTGCTCGAAAATGTgtccgaaactgtttaccactgcgctagagcaCGTTTTatgaccttggattggggggaacgaggcatcaacgtcaacggtgaattcatctctcaccttcgtttcgccgacgatattgtcatctttgcggagacgctggatgagttaggccagatgctggccggcctaaacgagtcctcccgacgtgtcggtctctgtatgaacttggataagacgaaggttatgtttaacaaccaagtcataccgataccggtatcggtcgatggtacccttctcgaagttgttcaggattatatttacctaggccatactatccaactaggccgcaataacttcgagaaggaggccgataggagaattcgATTGGGCTGGGCagcgtttggcagacttcgtcgagtcttcacttcgaagattccgcaatgcttgaaaacaaaagtcttcgagcaatgcgtcctgcctgtgttaacatacggagccgagacgtggacactgacgaagggactggtccacaagattaaagtcgctcaacgtgcaatgaaacgggctatgcttggggtctctctcaaagataggattagaaatgagactatccgcgagagaacgaaagtaaccgtcATAGCCCATAgcattagcaagttgaagtggtagtgggctggtcatctgtgtcgcaggaccgatgaccgttggagcagacgggtcctggagtggagaccgcgtcttggcaaacgcagtgtgggacgtcctccggcccgttggaccgacgatctacgtaagattgccggtgtaggctggatgaggattgcggaaaaccgggatgtttggcgcgtacttggggaggcctatgtccagcagtggactgcaataggctgagctgactgactgaattATAACTTGGAGTaacgtaaattttaattatggcgCTGACTTTCAGTGAGCCCCTTTTATAAGTCACGTATTTACTGAAgataatgatgatatatgaaaataagacattgaaaaatttttctttactttttaacAAACAGATTGAACCATTCCTTTGcttacttatatttaatttattacttaatttttttcttttcgtttaGGTGTGGCAGATGGCAGAGAACATATATAACGACGAAGAGCCTGAGACGCCAGCCTCCGAGCTGGAGTCGGGAGTGAATGTCAACCATGGGTAGATCCTCGCCCCCGGCCTCCTACCCGGGGCTCGGTCCACGCGTGGTAATCGCGTACGTCCCTACGCACCTAGGCCcagaaaactttttaataattgatattttacttTCTGTTCTTAAATTGCCCTTTTTTGTAtacaacttggtcggcaaacaatttcaaaaatttcaaaagcatGAGTAacctgtaaataattttattttaatgattatggTATGGATAAGATTTAAATAGACCTAAAAGTGGCCAGAGAATCCAGAGACTTACATTGCCCGTGGCCCTCAAGACTTGATTTGGCCCCCGATAATTTTTAGACTACAAAAGACTGTACGTATTAGaacattattttcaataaaggCTTATAACACGTCAAACGCGATTCAGTTAAACGGTGGATGTCTTAAGAATATCAATCCATGTTTGCATTGTCATAGCAtctatatagatattattttccATCAAACATCACACTGTTTTGTGTTTGGTGTGTATTAAATTACTAGTACACGCACGTCACTCAGGTCTCACAGGTTTTTTCTACGTCAATTTAGAAATTTCTATGTGAGGTCTATTCCAATGTTTCTTCTATGTTTTGAGATGGTATCGACGCCCCGGGGAATAAAGTCGTAAAGCgcttaaaatttacatttattgattgataattttaatggtTTGCATTTTCGGCATCTATAGGTCGTAATACAGGTTTCAgggacttttttaaatttatttttttctaaaaatccaagaAGTtctaacaatttatatttttactctcCGGAAAACATATCACAATTACAACCCATAATAATATCGTAGTCATATAATATGGAACCAACATCTGTCTCAATAAGCCGGTAAGCTGTTATACCATTTTATTCACGTAAAAAAAATGGATAACTAATTTCCCTAACACATGTTACCGCTAAGCGTTCGGTCAGTGTTGGTCGGTAAACGTACATTACTGCTTTATTATTAGCTTAATTTTCGATACGATTTCACGTAAACatgatttacaaattttattatggaTTTTAAGTGATGTATTCGTtggatactattttttttagtatcgtAATACATGCAAACAGTTTTCATTACATACACCTAATATAAAAATCAGTGTTACCCATTTTTGGCAATGACTTTAAaagtgatatttaatttatttttatagccacatgttacgtaaaaaatgctaaaaataataatgtataatacaatattaccGTTTAGGACACGCGATATAACAAAAAACTGTTTATTGCTCGTcctgtaaaatttacttttctCTATTACCACTATTCCCCGGGGGTGTCGGTTGATCGAGGGCAGTAATGACACGaagtaattaataacaaaattatgtgataaaaatttatatgagcCATCCAATGAAGAGTTTGCTTTATGTTCGAATggtaattgtattaaaaactaatatttattgttgtaaaatttgATAACCAGGTACCATccgtaaaatgtattaataagaCCTGAGAAAGTGTATGGGTTTTATTCCAGCAATAGGAACATCGCTATCGATTGATTGACTGATATGAAAGATTTCATCACTCTAGTATGTAAGCAGACTACAACAGGACATGTttgaatattttacttaaataagattaaatttcgtacatttttatttacaaaatatttagcgatatttttaatgttgatcTAAAACTCCAAAAAAGGGGCCAACGTTAGATTTTTCACAAAAGAATCTCCGATGGCAAacacttgtttatttttaatgaaacgaCATTTTTTTGTTACGTGATATATGTGCATATTATACATTAACGCATTTAAATGAATCCTAACTCACGAAAGAGAGaggttataataattgtaacctGTTCATTTTcgttaagaaatatttgttacgAATTCGTTGTCAAGTGTCAACCACGAAATAGGCATTTccaaaaaaaacaatagtttttatttgtaaaaatcttGAAAGAGGTAACATACGAATTAAAAGGAAAGATGTATACTAAATTTCTGtctaaaaacatttttgctGTCCATTAATTTGATGACATTCAGAATAAACCGAAGTAAGGCGCAGGCTAATGGTTGTCAGTGTGAAatgcatttttatatatttcgtatCGAAACTGAACGGATTACGTTCAAGTAAActttgcttaaaaaaataaggcatttgtataattttctattttcattaaaaagaaaatgtcGTCTTCCGACGACTTTAATTTTTGCAAAGTTTtagttaatacaaaataattttaagttattctaAAGCCGTCGTGTCGGCCCTTAAAGGTCGATTTAGTTCAAATTTATTATCAAGTAATTCACAAGGATAGGTCGAAGACAGAATACACGACTGATCGattgtatttatgtttatgcagtaatgaaatgtaattttaagcTCCGCTAATTACGAATAAAAACTATCTCAATACAAATAGCAGTTTTATTGATCACCTTTCGAGCTAATAAGCTTAATTGAGGTTATTCGCGGCGCCGTTTAAGTGATCTAATTTAGCGAGGGACACTCCACACCCCATGTTTGCTGTCGGTAAACAACGCCTGTCTGCGTCACGCCTAATGTGATTGCTCTATTGGGAGTGGAGCATTGTTTCGTACACGCACATTTGAGTTCTGTTCAAATCCAACACCTCCGGCGAAATGtcgccttatttttttgttcttcaATTGGGGTTTTTTATAACGCCTCTGTACGGGGCGAAAGGCGGGAGATCCTCGGGTAGATCGACTGGAGTTAGCTATCCTGCTTCTCATGGTTTGTCCGGAAATTCGTACGTACATTCAAATACTCGCACTCCACAATCTTACCCCCGTGCGACCCAAACCCACCGTTACCCGCACTCGCCAGGGCTCTCGGGACACAGGACCGAGGTACATCACTACCACTACTCCCCTCCACAACACATAAGCTATGGATCGGGCCAACATCCCGTTTTCCACGGACAACCTCCCGTATACGTTTACCAGTATAGAAATTCGGGCAGCCGATTTGATAACCTCTTAACCGGTTTGGCTTTATACAATTTGGGCAGGATGTCGTCCAACCATTATCAAGATAATCACTTCAGGGAATACAGAGGAAGTCCAGGTGAAATATGCAAACTAAGTATCCATAAAAAGAATGGCGAATACGAAGAGACGCGTATAGATTGCAAACTGATGTCAAGTTTTATTTGGGAATCTGAACGTGAACAAAAAACGACCACTAATGTGACTAAAACCATCAGCGTTGTCCAGGAAGTTATCAAGGATGGTAATTCGACGGTTTCAGTTCAGAATACTACGGTAGTTGATGCCCTTCAAGTTAAAGGACCCTCTATTCGCGTGTCACCAGAAATGAGTTGCTTCTTAATTCGGGTTTTTAGAGATACTTcgataataaagaaaaaagtcgAGTGTGGTCTGTTACAAGAATACGCCACTAGATCACTACAATACAGCAGTTGTGTTCGAATGTCACCGACGATGTCAATTACGTTTACGATTGTAACAGTTTTCTTGCTTCAGACATTAAAAACGTGACAAGtgtgatttaatataaatttttatttaaaaaaatatgtaataaatccAAGTTTAAATATCTAGTTTATCAGAAAATAATTTGGGCAAGCCTTGCCAGCATTCGGCGTACTTCGCGTCTAATTTGTGGCAAGTTTCTAGACCCCATTTCGTTATGGCCATACTGAGAGACGACTCGAACATGAACGCCTGAAAAATGAAgtgattaatattaaataaaatatttcaactatCATAAAGTATATAAAGTCCAGAGTATATTGATAGTTTTTATACACAACCTGAGTACCAACAGCGATTTTTTGTGGCTCTAATTTTGCTTTAGAGGCAGTTTCAAAGCACATTGTATCGGGTCCGTGTGGAGTCATCGTAGAGTGTAGAGACGC from Melitaea cinxia chromosome 15, ilMelCinx1.1, whole genome shotgun sequence includes:
- the LOC123660627 gene encoding uncharacterized protein LOC123660627; translation: MSPYFFVLQLGFFITPLYGAKGGRSSGRSTGVSYPASHGLSGNSYVHSNTRTPQSYPRATQTHRYPHSPGLSGHRTEVHHYHYSPPQHISYGSGQHPVFHGQPPVYVYQYRNSGSRFDNLLTGLALYNLGRMSSNHYQDNHFREYRGSPGEICKLSIHKKNGEYEETRIDCKLMSSFIWESEREQKTTTNVTKTISVVQEVIKDGNSTVSVQNTTVVDALQVKGPSIRVSPEMSCFLIRVFRDTSIIKKKVECGLLQEYATRSLQYSSCVRMSPTMSITFTIVTVFLLQTLKT